TTATCGACCTTATGCCTTGAAGATGTCCCTGGCTCCGTTGACGATGAATACAACATAAAATCCTGTTATTTGATTCACCAAAAAAAGCTAAATACTTATGCGTCCTCCCAATCCATTATTGCGTCTGGAGGGGTAGATTTTTTTCTTGCAGGCGACAAAAGACATGTAGAAGAAGGTGCTAAATTAGGCGTTCATTCTTGGAGGGATGGCACTACTGATGGTGTTTATTTTCCTAGAGGGGATAGCTTGCACTTTCTGTTTCTAGATTTTTATAAAACCATAGAAATGGACAGTTCTTTTTACTGGTTTACGCTGCGCGCAGCCAAAGCGGATTCTATCCATTAGTTAAGTTACGATGAAATGATTCGTTTTGGAGTGATAAAAAATTAAGTCAATTGGCTTATCTTCGCACTATGTCTATTGAAGTTAAAGAAGTAAGCAAATACTATGGCGAACAAGCAGCTCTAGAATCCGTTTCATTTGAGGTTAAAAAAGGAGAAATTGTTGGTTTTCTTGGCCCCAATGGTGCTGGAAAATCCACCTTAATGAAAATTATTACGACTTATCTGAATGCTGATCAAGGCCATGTTAAAGTATGTGCCGAAAATGTAGAAGAAGATTCTATTGCAATACGCCAAAAAGTTGGCTATTTGCCAGAGCATAACCCCCTTTATTTGGAAATGTATATTAAAGAATATCTTGCTTTTATTGCAGATATTTATTCTTGTCCAAAAGACCGCGTCCAAGAGATGATTGAGTTAACTGGTTTAATCCCAGAACAACACAAAAAAATTGGGCAATTATCCAAAGGATACAGACAGCGAGTAGGATTAGCGGCCGCTTTAATTCATAATCCTGAAGTGCTTATTTTGGACGAACCTACCACAGGCTTAGACCCCAATCAGTTGGTTGAAATAAGAAA
The genomic region above belongs to Flavobacteriales bacterium and contains:
- a CDS encoding ATP-binding cassette domain-containing protein, with the translated sequence MSIEVKEVSKYYGEQAALESVSFEVKKGEIVGFLGPNGAGKSTLMKIITTYLNADQGHVKVCAENVEEDSIAIRQKVGYLPEHNPLYLEMYIKEYLAFIADIYSCPKDRVQEMIELTGLIPEQHKKIGQLSKGYRQRVGLAAALIHNPEVLILDEPTTGLDPNQLVEIRNLIKESGKDKTVMLSTHIMQEVEKMCNRVIIINNGKIVADEMLSTLKENKVDLESYFQELTA